In Phyllostomus discolor isolate MPI-MPIP mPhyDis1 chromosome 2, mPhyDis1.pri.v3, whole genome shotgun sequence, the following are encoded in one genomic region:
- the EMP1 gene encoding epithelial membrane protein 1 codes for MLVLLAGIFVVHIATVIMLFVSTIANVWVVSDMTKASVGLWKNCTVGNCEGSLVYGHEDALKAVQAFMILSIIFSVISLVVFVFQLFTMEKGNRFFLSGATMLVCWLCIMVGVSIYTNHYAGGQQTFFYQSHHGYCFILTWICFCFSFIIGILYLVLRKK; via the exons ATGTTGGTATTACTGGCTGGCATTTTTGTGGTCCACATCGCCACTGTCATTATGCTATTTGTTTCCACCATTGCCAAT GTCTGGGTGGTTTCAGATATGACAAAAGCATCAGTAGGCCTTTGGAAAAACTGTACCGTGGGTAACTGCGAGGGATCCCTGGTGTACGGCCATGAAG ATGCGCTCAAGGCAGTGCAGGCCTTCATGATCCTTTCCATCATCTTCTCGGTCATCTCCCTCGTGGTCTTCGTGTTCCAGCTCTTCACCATGGAGAAGGGAAACCGCTTCTTCCTCTCGGGTGCCACCATGCTGGTGTGCT GGCTATGCATTATGGTTGGGGTGTCCATCTACACTAATCATTATGCGGGTGGTCAGCAGACCTTCTTCTATCAAAGTCACCACGGCTATTGCTTCATCCTGACCTGGATCTGCTTCTGCTTTAGCTTCATCATTGGCATTCTCTACCTGGtcctgagaaagaaataa